In the Nakamurella alba genome, one interval contains:
- a CDS encoding metallophosphoesterase family protein, producing MRIAVLSDTHAPRFWKACPPRVAEQLTDVDLILHAGDVCLPSVLDELAAFAPVTAVAGNNDGDDVRAWGATESWEGELAGLPVAMIHDSGQKQGRSARMHRRFPATALVIFGHSHIPLDQPDPDGVHLFNPGSPTDKRRQPHGTMGLIEVRDGYLIDTTLVQVS from the coding sequence GTGAGGATCGCCGTGCTCTCCGACACCCACGCACCCCGGTTCTGGAAGGCCTGCCCGCCCCGGGTCGCCGAGCAGCTGACCGACGTCGACCTGATCCTGCACGCGGGCGATGTCTGCCTGCCGTCGGTGCTCGACGAGCTGGCCGCATTCGCGCCGGTGACCGCGGTGGCCGGGAACAACGACGGCGACGACGTCCGGGCGTGGGGCGCGACGGAGTCATGGGAGGGCGAGCTGGCCGGGCTCCCGGTCGCGATGATCCACGACAGCGGGCAGAAGCAGGGCCGGTCGGCCCGCATGCACCGCCGCTTCCCCGCCACCGCGCTGGTGATCTTCGGCCACTCGCACATCCCGCTGGACCAACCGGACCCGGACGGCGTCCATCTCTTCAACCCCGGCTCGCCGACCGACAAGCGCCGGCAACCGCACGGCACCATGGGTCTGATCGAGGTCCGGGACGGGTACCTGATCGACACCACACTCGTACAGGTCAGCTGA
- a CDS encoding LLM class flavin-dependent oxidoreductase, with amino-acid sequence MGKSLELGIDTFGDVTLDADGERVPQPQVIRNLVEQAVLADQVGLDFIGVGEHHRKDFAVSAPDVVLATIAGRTERIRLGSAVTVLSSDDPVRVFQRFATLDALSNGRAEVILGRGSFTESFPLFGFELSDYNTLFEEKVALFAELRSEGAVTWEGTTRSALKDQHIFPTTESGALRTWLGVGGSPESVVRTAHYGFGLLLAVIGGEPERFRPYVDLFHRALGEFGTGPQPIGMHSPGHISDTDEQAKDELWPHYFDMMSRLGRERGWAPPTRARFEAEAGPEGALHVGSPETVATKIARNAKALELDRFDLKYSNGTLPHPQLLRSIELYGTKVAPRVRELLA; translated from the coding sequence GTGGGTAAGTCGCTGGAGCTGGGCATCGACACGTTCGGCGACGTCACGCTGGACGCCGACGGCGAGCGGGTGCCGCAGCCGCAGGTGATCCGGAACCTGGTCGAGCAGGCGGTGCTGGCCGATCAGGTCGGTCTGGATTTCATCGGCGTCGGCGAGCACCACCGCAAGGACTTCGCCGTGTCCGCGCCCGACGTCGTGCTCGCGACCATCGCCGGCCGCACCGAGCGGATTCGGCTCGGGTCCGCGGTCACCGTGCTCTCCAGTGACGACCCGGTCCGGGTGTTCCAGCGCTTCGCCACCCTGGATGCGCTGTCCAACGGTCGGGCCGAGGTGATCCTCGGACGCGGCTCCTTCACCGAGTCGTTCCCGCTGTTCGGCTTCGAGCTCTCCGACTACAACACGCTCTTCGAGGAGAAGGTCGCGCTGTTCGCCGAGCTGCGGTCGGAGGGAGCGGTCACCTGGGAGGGCACCACCCGGTCCGCGCTCAAGGACCAGCACATCTTCCCGACCACCGAGTCCGGCGCGCTGCGCACCTGGCTGGGTGTCGGCGGCAGTCCGGAGTCCGTGGTCCGGACCGCGCACTACGGTTTCGGCCTGCTGCTCGCGGTGATCGGCGGCGAGCCCGAGCGGTTCCGCCCGTACGTCGACCTCTTCCACCGCGCGCTTGGCGAGTTCGGCACCGGCCCGCAGCCGATCGGCATGCACTCGCCCGGTCACATCTCGGACACCGACGAGCAGGCCAAGGACGAACTTTGGCCGCACTACTTCGACATGATGTCGCGGCTCGGCCGCGAGCGGGGCTGGGCGCCGCCGACCCGGGCGCGCTTCGAGGCGGAGGCCGGTCCGGAGGGTGCGCTGCACGTCGGGTCACCGGAGACCGTCGCGACCAAGATCGCCCGCAACGCCAAGGCTCTCGAGCTCGACCGCTTCGATCTCAAGTACTCCAACGGCACCCTGCCCCACCCGCAGTTGCTCCGCTCCATCGAGCTCTACGGCACGAAGGTCGCCCCGCGCGTCAGGGAACTGCTGGCCTGA